In Pleurocapsa sp. PCC 7319, the following are encoded in one genomic region:
- the ltrA gene encoding group II intron reverse transcriptase/maturase produces MSYLNTTNGLRKPLEDWSQINWCQIYKAVRNLRQRIFLARKLGNWRKLRNLQKLMQRSYANLLLSVRKITQTNQGKQTAGIDKEIVNTPEARVKLVNNWKGGSQCPTKRVMILKPNGKKRPLGIPTVRDRIEQAVIVNSLEPEWEAVFESNSYGFRCGRSCQDAIEQNFLRVHKGRDTWVLEADIKGFFDNIAHEAILKQLGNFPKRNLIKGWLKAGFIFEGKYNPTETGTPQGGSCSPLLANIGLHGLETIIKTTNPKLGVVRYADDVIVTARDKGSLETVQIQIQQWLSNRGLELSAEKTLITSMEDGFDFLGFNHRHYNGKLLIKPSKKKVLDFCKRIGKEIKAMNGIEQEAVIRKLNPILRGFANYYKGVVSKETFGYISSRIWQYLWRWAKRRHSNKGKRWIRERYFKTYKGNNWTFACNTSNRERKEKLLVLYPIAYTSIERHIKVKGNASPDDPYLKEYWKKRHQKHGKSYWERNSRNFNIAQNQNWKCPICGEPLFNGEEIETHHIIPVAQGGQDDIENLQHLHKPCHKQEHSKSKTNRLK; encoded by the coding sequence ATGTCGTACTTAAATACAACAAACGGACTGCGGAAACCGCTAGAAGATTGGAGTCAGATTAACTGGTGCCAAATCTACAAAGCGGTTAGGAATCTACGTCAAAGAATCTTTCTCGCGAGAAAACTTGGTAACTGGCGGAAATTGAGAAATCTCCAAAAGTTAATGCAAAGAAGCTACGCAAACCTATTACTATCTGTACGGAAAATCACTCAGACCAATCAAGGTAAACAAACGGCAGGAATTGACAAAGAAATAGTCAATACCCCTGAAGCACGAGTGAAGCTGGTAAACAACTGGAAAGGTGGAAGCCAATGCCCAACTAAACGGGTAATGATTCTCAAACCCAACGGTAAGAAACGACCGCTCGGCATCCCTACCGTACGCGACAGAATCGAACAGGCAGTAATAGTTAATTCGCTAGAACCCGAATGGGAAGCCGTGTTTGAATCTAATTCCTATGGGTTCAGATGCGGAAGAAGCTGTCAAGATGCCATTGAACAAAACTTTCTCAGAGTTCATAAAGGCAGAGACACTTGGGTTTTAGAAGCTGATATTAAGGGATTCTTTGACAACATTGCCCATGAAGCCATTTTAAAACAATTAGGAAATTTCCCGAAAAGAAATCTAATAAAAGGATGGTTAAAAGCTGGATTTATCTTTGAAGGAAAATACAATCCAACAGAAACGGGAACACCACAGGGCGGGAGCTGCTCGCCATTATTAGCCAATATAGGGTTGCATGGATTAGAAACAATCATAAAAACCACCAACCCAAAATTAGGCGTGGTTAGATACGCTGATGATGTCATCGTCACAGCTAGAGACAAAGGAAGTCTCGAAACAGTCCAAATTCAGATACAACAATGGTTGTCAAATAGAGGACTCGAACTTAGCGCGGAGAAGACGCTTATCACGTCAATGGAAGATGGTTTTGACTTCCTTGGATTCAACCACCGCCACTATAATGGCAAATTGCTAATCAAGCCATCGAAGAAGAAAGTCCTCGACTTTTGTAAGCGTATTGGCAAAGAAATAAAAGCAATGAACGGGATAGAACAAGAGGCAGTCATAAGGAAACTGAATCCAATTCTCCGAGGTTTTGCTAACTATTACAAAGGAGTGGTTAGCAAAGAAACCTTCGGCTATATTTCATCTAGAATATGGCAATACCTTTGGCGTTGGGCTAAACGTAGACATTCCAACAAAGGAAAAAGATGGATAAGAGAACGCTACTTTAAAACCTACAAAGGAAACAATTGGACATTTGCTTGTAACACAAGCAACCGCGAAAGGAAGGAGAAACTTTTAGTCCTCTACCCTATTGCATATACATCCATTGAACGCCACATAAAGGTTAAAGGAAATGCGTCACCAGATGACCCCTATCTCAAAGAATATTGGAAAAAACGCCACCAAAAACATGGTAAAAGCTATTGGGAACGCAACTCGCGAAACTTCAATATTGCTCAAAACCAAAACTGGAAATGTCCAATTTGTGGCGAACCATTATTCAATGGAGAGGAAATAGAAACCCATCACATAATTCCTGTTGCTCAAGGCGGACAAGACGACATTGAAAACCTTCAGCATCTACACAAACCGTGTCACAAACAGGAACACTCAAAATCCAAGACAAATCGCTTGAAGTAA
- a CDS encoding reverse transcriptase domain-containing protein, giving the protein MQNTIGHIENFNSESWMNLPWKQFRKDLFCLQKRTYKAVREGDTAKAQSLQKLILRSRAARFLAIRQVTQLNNGKKTAGIDGKLALDFKDRFELEQKLKTEASNWKHQGLCSIPIPKKDGTKRILKVPTISDRAWQCLAKFALEPAHEATFHAQSYGFRTGRSAHDAQKKLFHNLNSQSKGHQKRVIELDISKCFDRISHTSIMKRLIAPKAIKLGIFRCLKAGVNPKFPEQGTCQGGVVSPLLANIALNGIEDIHKSIRYADDMVFLLKPKDNATQILDEIKEFLAERGMEISERKTKITAATDGFDFLGWHFLVQKNGKFRSYPSEENYKAFRKKIKVIINSSNYGAIVKAKKLAPIVRGWRNYHRFCKMDGSRNSLWFINNRAFKVFNKEQKQNRHSARELVNQAFPAVPSSENKFVNVKGDKSPYDGDLVYWSKRNSKLYDNYTSSALKQQNHSCAACGLNFTSEERVHLHHVDGNHDNWKWDNLVAIHESCHDYQHMSKKRQLRVSEAGCGETCTPRFHREGRDVIVSLDSNNSRFA; this is encoded by the coding sequence ATGCAGAACACGATTGGACACATTGAAAACTTCAATAGTGAATCTTGGATGAATCTACCCTGGAAGCAATTCCGTAAAGATTTATTCTGTCTACAGAAGCGCACGTACAAAGCAGTTAGAGAAGGAGATACAGCTAAAGCTCAGTCATTACAGAAACTAATTTTGCGCTCCCGCGCAGCTAGATTTCTGGCAATACGTCAAGTAACTCAGTTGAATAACGGCAAGAAAACTGCTGGTATCGATGGAAAGTTAGCTTTAGATTTCAAGGATAGATTTGAACTAGAACAAAAGTTAAAAACCGAAGCTTCCAACTGGAAACACCAAGGATTATGTTCTATTCCAATCCCCAAGAAGGACGGCACGAAAAGGATACTTAAAGTACCCACCATCAGCGATAGAGCCTGGCAATGTCTTGCTAAGTTTGCTCTAGAGCCAGCACATGAAGCAACGTTCCACGCGCAGAGTTATGGGTTCAGAACAGGACGAAGCGCACACGATGCACAGAAAAAACTGTTTCATAATCTAAACTCTCAAAGTAAAGGACATCAAAAACGAGTTATAGAACTCGATATATCCAAATGCTTCGATAGAATAAGCCACACCTCCATCATGAAACGGCTCATTGCTCCCAAAGCGATAAAACTAGGTATTTTTCGATGCCTAAAGGCTGGGGTTAATCCAAAATTCCCCGAACAAGGGACTTGCCAAGGTGGAGTGGTTAGCCCACTGCTTGCCAACATTGCACTGAACGGGATTGAAGATATACACAAATCAATACGGTATGCCGACGATATGGTGTTTCTTCTCAAACCTAAAGATAATGCAACACAGATACTCGACGAAATCAAGGAATTTCTAGCCGAACGAGGAATGGAAATTAGCGAAAGGAAGACTAAGATAACGGCTGCGACAGATGGATTTGACTTCCTGGGCTGGCACTTCCTAGTCCAGAAAAACGGAAAATTCAGAAGCTATCCCTCAGAGGAGAACTATAAAGCTTTTCGTAAGAAGATTAAAGTCATCATCAATAGCTCTAACTATGGTGCGATAGTGAAAGCTAAGAAATTAGCCCCTATCGTTAGAGGATGGAGGAATTACCACCGCTTCTGTAAAATGGACGGCTCTAGAAATAGTCTGTGGTTCATCAATAACAGAGCGTTCAAGGTATTCAATAAGGAACAAAAACAGAATCGCCACTCAGCGAGAGAACTCGTCAATCAAGCATTCCCAGCAGTTCCCAGCTCCGAAAACAAATTTGTAAACGTCAAAGGAGACAAATCACCATATGACGGGGATTTAGTCTACTGGAGTAAGCGTAACAGTAAGCTCTATGACAACTATACCTCTTCTGCTTTAAAACAGCAGAACCATTCATGTGCTGCTTGTGGATTAAATTTCACGAGTGAGGAAAGGGTTCATCTACACCACGTAGACGGAAACCACGATAACTGGAAGTGGGACAATTTAGTAGCAATACATGAGTCCTGTCACGATTATCAACACATGAGCAAAAAGCGACAGCTAAGAGTTTCGGAAGCTGGGTGCGGGGAAACTTGCACGCCCAGATTTCACAGAGAGGGGCGAGACGTAATAGTCTCCCTCGACTCTAACAACTCACGGTTCGCTTAA